The window TACTCCTCTGACATTTCTTGAAGATAGCTATAAGCCTCATCTCGTCTGCCCTGCAACCAATACACTGTCGCCAAATTAAGCTTTGCCTGCATGTGCATATCTCTAGCTTTCGCTTTATGAAGGACCTCGTCGAATACCTTCTCAGCCTTGCTAAGTTCCCCTGCTTTCATCAACACATAGCCATAGCCAAGCTGATGTTGAGGGAGCGCCGACTTCAAGCGATACGCTTTTTCCAGCAAAATCAATGCTCGGTCGCGATCACCCTTCATATAAGCCAGATTCCCCCTCTGCGCATATAGGACAGAACGGGAAGTGTAGCCAAAGTATCCTAGCACCAACACAATCATAACTACCCCTAACGCCCAGTTAAAATTAAACCCGATCATAATGACCGCAATCGTAACAACTATTTTAAGCAACTTTTTGATAATAGGCGACATGAATACAGCTCTCCTTTTGACTCTGATAAATCAAAATCATTGTATCAAAGAATCCTCAAAATGAGAATGCAAAGCCCGTGTTCACACACCAAATAAAACCCTATCCTTCCGCTTTCTGAATTCCGGCATACCCCACCATTGTGTTTTCAACTTCAATGAGATATACATCATTAGGCCGTTCCGAGCTTTCCTTCTTACTCAATACCCCTGCATGGTAGCCGGATTGCAATTCACTTAATATCGTTTGGAACTCTTGATCGAATGGTTTTTTCGAAATCGTGGGCATTACTATAGCTAATCATGTATAGCACATATATACTGTCAGTTGGAACAGTTCTCAATGCTCTGTAAAGAAACGGCCTCAGAAACATACGCTTGGTAGACCGACAGTGTTAACGACATAAAAAAGCGGCTAATCCCATAGAGGATTGACCGCCTTTTTCATCTACCTTAACCGCCTTGTAAAATAGATACCAGTATTGATCTTAGCTGGGCTGGTTTCCAATACGCCCCTGCCTCTTAGCTCTAGTGAGCAACTGTTACACCTACACCAAATCGCAAGCCTCAGCAGTCATCCAGTGCGCATCTTTGCCGTCCCACTTGACGTTACAACCTATCGGATTCGTAAGTGGCACCGTAATCTCTTTACCAGCCATAAGTTCGGCTAATGCATTTTCCAGATCGTTCACTGTAACTCTATTGGCATCC is drawn from Paenibacillus sp. V4I7 and contains these coding sequences:
- a CDS encoding lipopolysaccharide assembly protein LapB; its protein translation is MSPIIKKLLKIVVTIAVIMIGFNFNWALGVVMIVLVLGYFGYTSRSVLYAQRGNLAYMKGDRDRALILLEKAYRLKSALPQHQLGYGYVLMKAGELSKAEKVFDEVLHKAKARDMHMQAKLNLATVYWLQGRRDEAYSYLQEMSEEYKNTLVYGNFGYFQILHGELEAALVYNREAYAFNDNDLTIMDNLAQNYYLLGQLNEADEMYAKVIAKTPKHAESYYYYALTLEQLGRLQEAREQIGKALEKELALITPLTREDIELLAISLGKKSDFNPTADGSGPFVKET